In a genomic window of Magnolia sinica isolate HGM2019 chromosome 14, MsV1, whole genome shotgun sequence:
- the LOC131225622 gene encoding uncharacterized protein LOC131225622 encodes MDFLFFIFLGRNLTHRQRTLLEEFVKEEQQGGYDKVTTAAGASSSCLEWRYTYSLLEDAGLETWAVDILGWDFSDLDLTERLLLEERDPMLSLCFPCTGANRTRGS; translated from the exons atggattttttattttttatttttctgggcAGGAATCTGACACATAGGCAGCGGACACTACTCGAAGAGTTTGTGAAAGAGGAGCAGCAGGGAGGATATGATAAGGTCACTACCGCTGCTGGGGCATCCAG CTCTTGTTTAGAATGGAGATACACATATTCGTTACTTGAGGATGCTGGATTGGAGACATGGGCTGTGGATATTCTTGGATGGGACTTTTCTGATTTAG ATCTCACTGAAAGGTTGCTTCTTGAGGAGCGAGATCCCATGCTGAGTTTATGTTTCCCTTGCACTGGAGCTAACAGGACAAGGGGCAGTTAA
- the LOC131225621 gene encoding uncharacterized protein LOC131225621 isoform X1, producing MDCGIGRNSDGETSVNNVDMKGSQEVTTDAVSTRGLDFSSQHESQLDHNATFMFLLLSFKRGKMLWIHVKGSFCLTVIYAHEVAGNRDDCSTSETHQSRTCDRSPRSRSHATGEWSRRKRWRGRVEWLEVTPDFSFVETSRTGAHTSTWSARSFLDDDRDSSPKFQQWESNKKKLNQMVSGPRNYAVKYKMAPVV from the exons ATGGATTGTGGAATTGGTAGAAACTCAGATGGTGAAACCTCTGTTAATAATGTTGACATGAAAGGTTCTCAAGAAGTTACTACTGATGCTGTCAGCACTCGAGGCCTTGATTTCTCCTCTCAACATGAAAG TCAGTTGGACCACAATGCAACCTTTATGTTCCTGCTCCTCTCCTTCAAAAGGGGGAAAATGCTGTG GATACATGTCAAAGGAAGCTTTTGTCTCACGGTCATATATGCACATGAGGTAGCAGGCAACCGGGATGATTGCAGCACTAGTGAAACACATCAATCTAGAACTTGTGATAGGTCCCCAAGAAGCAGAAGTCATGCAACTGGAGAATGGAGCAGGCGcaagagatggagagggagagttgaGTGGCTAGAAGTCACTCCTGATTTTTCTTTTGTTGAAACCAGTCGCACTGGTGCCCATACCTCAACTTGGAGTGCGCGATCTTTCTTGGATGATGACAGGGATTCGAGCCCAAAATTCCAACAGTGGGaatccaacaaaaaaaaattaaatcaaatggttaGTGGTCCACGTAACTATGCAGTAAAGTATAAAATGGCTCCTGTTGTATGA
- the LOC131225621 gene encoding uncharacterized protein LOC131225621 isoform X2 — protein sequence MVLILEDSGCQLDHNATFMFLLLSFKRGKMLWIHVKGSFCLTVIYAHEVAGNRDDCSTSETHQSRTCDRSPRSRSHATGEWSRRKRWRGRVEWLEVTPDFSFVETSRTGAHTSTWSARSFLDDDRDSSPKFQQWESNKKKLNQMVSGPRNYAVKYKMAPVV from the exons ATGGTTTTAATATTGGAAGATTCTGGCTG TCAGTTGGACCACAATGCAACCTTTATGTTCCTGCTCCTCTCCTTCAAAAGGGGGAAAATGCTGTG GATACATGTCAAAGGAAGCTTTTGTCTCACGGTCATATATGCACATGAGGTAGCAGGCAACCGGGATGATTGCAGCACTAGTGAAACACATCAATCTAGAACTTGTGATAGGTCCCCAAGAAGCAGAAGTCATGCAACTGGAGAATGGAGCAGGCGcaagagatggagagggagagttgaGTGGCTAGAAGTCACTCCTGATTTTTCTTTTGTTGAAACCAGTCGCACTGGTGCCCATACCTCAACTTGGAGTGCGCGATCTTTCTTGGATGATGACAGGGATTCGAGCCCAAAATTCCAACAGTGGGaatccaacaaaaaaaaattaaatcaaatggttaGTGGTCCACGTAACTATGCAGTAAAGTATAAAATGGCTCCTGTTGTATGA